The Deltaproteobacteria bacterium genome contains the following window.
TATCTTTGCCGGCGCTTTCTTGCAGCTCAAGAACCTTTTGTGTTATGGTTTCTTTGTCAAATATATAGAGAAGCTTGGCATGATCAAAGCCGATACTCATTTCCGCTGGGTCTTCCCCCAGACCGAATATGCTATTAATCAGTGCGGTATCATAATCCCACAGTCTTTTTTTACGATAGAGCAGCCTGTCTCCAAAAGGTTTTATATAGCCGAATTTTTTTTGTAATGCCTTTGACAAACCGATTATTATACTTGTTTTGCCTGCATTTTGGTGCGTGGATGTTATTACCAGCCTGTGCATTATCATACCTCTCCGTTTTATAATTCTCGTCTGCTCTCAGGAGTCTTAAAAGCCATTTTCAAATGATACACGCCAACCTCTGTTTGCCTTGTGATGTCAAATCCGCCCTGCTCAAATACCTGGAGCATGGGTTTGTTTTCAACAAGAACTTCAGCCGTAAAGCCAAGTAAACCTTCTCTCTTTGCAAGATAGGTCATGTAGGATAATATTTCACTCCCGATGCCTCTGTTTTGATAATCATCCCTTACGGCAACGGCAACTTCCGCCGTGTGTGTGGCTTCGTCAACACCATACTGGCCCAGCCCCACGATGATTTCATTTTCCTGACTTCCGACAATCGCCAAGATGGAAATTTCTTTTGTATAGTCAATAATAACAAAATCCTGTAAACGTTCGTGGGGTATGTCCGTCCGCCACGACATAAATCTACGGTGAAGGCTTCTGTCTGACAGAGCATAGAAAAAATCTTTCAACAAGGGTTCATCCGTAATTTTAACGGGCCTCAAAAAGAGTTGAAATCCTGTCTTTGAAGTTCTGTATGTTTCCAAAGTTTCAGGGTATCTGCCTCTCTCGCCGGGTATATATGCCTGATCCTGATAAATCAGCCCTCTCTTTTTCGCCTCTTCAATCAGCCAGGGACGGAATTTTGGATGAGCAATGGAGATCAATGCCATGGCCCGCTCCCGGATATTTTTCCCGTGCAGATATGCGATTCCGTGCTCGGTAACAACATAACGGACATCAGCTCGATTGAGGGTAACGCCGGCTGATGCGCTCAGGGTCGGCACAATTCTGGATAAGGTCTCATTTACCGCTGTTGATTTCATTGCCAGGATCGTTTTGCCGTTTCTTGCAAGGAGCGCTCCTCTCATGAAGTCATGAAAACCGCCTATCCCGCTGTAAAACATGCTGCCTATCGATTCCGATGTGGCTTGTCCGGTAAGATCGATTTCAAGGGCGCTGTTAATAGCGACGATGTTGTCATTTCGGGCGATAATCATTGGATTGTTTGTGTAATCTACGGTTCGGAATATAATAGAGGGGTTGTCATGAATATATTGGTACGTTTCACTTTTAGCCATGCAGAAGGTGGCTACCGTTTTTCCACGGTTCAAGGTTTTTTTTGAGTTGTCTATTACACCAGCCTTGATTAAGTTTACAATACCCTCGGTCA
Protein-coding sequences here:
- a CDS encoding GNAT family N-acetyltransferase, with product MSFANSATSLEEWKKIYPEKFASENEIFKHIRRGQHIFVTSGCGEPQYLISAMTKYVESNPKAFFDAEIIQIYSLGIAPYTHEKFKSNFRHNSFFIGNNTRENVNKGAADYTPISLSDIPALINSGIVPIDIALIQTSFPDEHGFLSLGVSVDMVKTATEKASLVIAQVNSYMPRTHGDGFIHIKDVNFIIPHDAPLLEIQRSFSEEKTLSLQRIGIYVSRLIQDADTLQVGYGSIPNAIMAHLYNKKNLGIHTELLTEGIVNLIKAGVIDNSKKTLNRGKTVATFCMAKSETYQYIHDNPSIIFRTVDYTNNPMIIARNDNIVAINSALEIDLTGQATSESIGSMFYSGIGGFHDFMRGALLARNGKTILAMKSTAVNETLSRIVPTLSASAGVTLNRADVRYVVTEHGIAYLHGKNIRERAMALISIAHPKFRPWLIEEAKKRGLIYQDQAYIPGERGRYPETLETYRTSKTGFQLFLRPVKITDEPLLKDFFYALSDRSLHRRFMSWRTDIPHERLQDFVIIDYTKEISILAIVGSQENEIIVGLGQYGVDEATHTAEVAVAVRDDYQNRGIGSEILSYMTYLAKREGLLGFTAEVLVENKPMLQVFEQGGFDITRQTEVGVYHLKMAFKTPESRREL